The Pocillopora verrucosa isolate sample1 chromosome 2, ASM3666991v2, whole genome shotgun sequence genome has a segment encoding these proteins:
- the LOC131776083 gene encoding tetratricopeptide repeat protein 28-like, with amino-acid sequence MAEHVVDLDDLFNKSFRSFGVLPRELCEDRSLDDTDYHDESLAPFRGNETADTDRDLQMFYKLIIAPVANLLTGPEIVIVPERSMFRVPFAALREETGKNFLTEKFRIRIAPSLTTLKLIQDSPADYHSHTGALIVGDPKVGEVLYKGAPKDITGLPCARREVEMVGRLVGVQPLIGEHATKQAVLEGIESVSVIHIAAHGNAERGQIALAPNRRTDGTGIPQEEDYLLTMEDISKVQLRAKLVVLSCCHSGRGQINCEGVVGIARAFLGSGARSVLVSRWALEDTTTEQLVNQFYAHLADGESASESLHQAMKWMRNNRFTKVSQWAPFMLIGDDVRIDLKSKVKKTLLAKD; translated from the exons ATGGCCGAGCATGTTGTTGATTTGGATGACCTTTTCAACAAAAGCTTCCGCAGCTTTGGAGTGTTACCCAGAGAGCTTTGTGAAGATCGATCACTGGATGACACGGACTATCATGATGAGAGCTTAGCCCCTTTCCGAGGAAATGAAACCGCAGACACCGACAGGGATCTTCAAATGTTTTACAAATTGATTATTGCtcctgtggccaatttacttacAGGGCCTGAAATCGTCATTGTTCCCGAGCGGTCCATGTTCCGAGTCCCATTTGCAGCCTTGCGTGAGGAGACTGGCAAGAACTTTCTAACAGAGAAGTTCAGGATCCGTATCGCCCCTTCTTTGACAACTCTCAAGCTCATTCAGGACAGTCCAGCGGACTATCACAGTCACACCGGTGCACTGATAGTGGGCGATCCTAAGGTTGGCGAGGTGCTTTACAAAGGAGCTCCCAAGGACATCACTGGACTTCCTTGTGCAAGAAGGGAAGTAGAAATGGTTGGACGACTGGTGGGTGTCCAGCCTTTGATAGGAGAGCACGCAACTAAGCAGGCAGTACTGGAGGGAATAGAAAGTGTGAGTGTAATCCACATTGCTGCTCATGGTAACGCAGAAAGGGGACAAATTGCCTTAGCTCCTAACCGTAGAACCGACGGCACTGGTATTCCACAAGAAGAAGACTACCTTCTGACCATGGAGgatatttcaaaagttcaactgcgagctaaactggtggtacttagctgttgtcacagtggcCGCGGTCAAATCAACTGCGAAGGTGTGGTTGGAATAGCTCGTGCGTTCCTtggatccggtgctcgctcggtgttagtTTCACGGTGGGCCCTGGAGGACACAACAACGGAGCAACTCGTGAACCAATTCTACGCACACCTTGCTGATGGAGAAAGCGCCAGTGAATCTCTACACCAGGCCATGAAATGGATGAGAAATAATAGGTTCACCAAAGTTTCGCAGTGGGCTCCTTTtatgctgattggagatgatgtgagaaTTGACCTCAAGAGTAAag TAAAGAAGACCCTGCTTGCAAAGGACTAG